ccatgtgtctCTATGGGTCAGTTATGGGTCGCTGTGGGTCAGTTATGGGTCGCTGTGGGGCTCACCCAGGTGGGGGTTGAACTCGGGGGGGTCGGTTATGGGTCAGTTATGGGTCCCTATGGCTCAGTTATGTGTCTCtatgtgtccccatgtgtctCTATGGGTCAGCTATGGGTCGCTGTGGGTCAGTTATGGGTCGCTATGGGGCTCACCCAGGTGGGGATTGAACTCGGGGGGGTCAGttatgggtccctgtgggtccctatggctCATTTATGTGTCTCTATATGTCCCAATGTGTCTCTATGGGTCAGCTATGGGTCGCTGTGGGTCAGTTATGGGTCGCTGTGGGTCAGTTATGGGTCGCTGTGGGTCGCTATGGGGCTCATCCAGGTGGGGGTTGAACTCGGGGGGGTCAGttatgggtccctgtgggtccctatggctCACTTATGTGTCTCtatgtgtccccatgtgtctCTATGGGTCAGTTATGGGTCGCTGTGGGTCAGTTATGGGTCGCTGTGGGGCTCACCCAGGTGGGGGTTGAACTCGGGGGGGTCAGttatgggtccctgtgggtccctatggctCATTTATGTGTCTCTATATGTCCCAATGTGTCTCTATGGGTCAGTTATGGGTCGCTGTGGGTCAGTTATGGGTCGCTGTGGGTCAGTTATGGGTCGCTGTGGGGCTCACCCAGGTGGGGGTTGAACTCGGGGGGGTCGTCGGGGCCGTcgtgggcggggccggcgctggGGGCGGGGCCCGGAGGCTTCACCATCTCGGCCGTTTGCAGGAACCTGGGGGGGAAACGGCatctgtggggcagccccacggatctgtggggcagggcgggggtctgtggggcagggcgggggtctgtggggcaggagccGGGTCTATGGGGCTGATATGGGGGGCAGGCGCCGGGATCTATGGGGGGGGTatggggatctatggggcagccccacggatctgtggggcagggcgggggtctgtggggcaggacTGGGGTCTATGGGGGAGAATTGGGGTCTATGGGGCCGATACGGGGCAGATCTGGGGGGTAAGAcctgggtctatggggcagccccacggatctatggggcagggcgggggtctatggggcaggacCCGGACCTATGGGGCAGGACTGGGGTCTATGGGGGAGAACTGGGACctatggggcagccccacagaTCTATGGATCGGGGTCTTTCTATGGGTCACATCTATGGGGTAGGGTCCCTATGGCTCTCTATGGGTCAGTTATGGGTCgctatgggtgtctatgggtccctatgggtcacttatgggtccctatgagtctctatgggtctctatgggtccctatagtctctatgggtccccatgggtcggtatgggtctccatgggtcccTATAGGTCActtatgggtccctatgggtcagatctatgggtctctatgcgtccccatgggtccctatgggtcagttatgggtccctatgggtctctatgggtctctataggtctctatgggtccctatgggtccctatgggtctctatgggtccctatggtctctatgggtccctatgggtctctatgggtctctataggtccctatgggtctctatgggtctctatgggtctccatgggtccctatgggtccctatgggtctctatgggtccctatgggtccctatgggtctctatgggtctctatgggtccctatgggtctctatgggtctctatgggtctctatgggtccctatggtctctatgggtctctatgggtccctatgggtgcctatgggtccctatgggtctctatgggtctctatgggtccctatgggtctctatgggtctctatgggtccctatggtctctatgggtctctatgggtccctatgggtctctatgggtctctatgggtctctatgggtctctatgggtctctatgggtccctatggtctctatgggtctctatgggtccctatgggtctctatgggtccctatgggtccccatgggtctctatgggtctctatgggtccccatgggtccccatgggtctctatgggtctctatgggtctctatgggtctctatgggtccctatgggtctctataggtccctatgggtctctatgggtctctatgggtccctatgggtctctataggtccctatgggtccctataggtccctatgggtctctatgggtccctatgggtccctatgggtctctatgggtctctatgggtccctatgggtccctatgggtccgTCCGCGGGTCGCTATGGGGCAGCCCCATAGATCCGTGGGTCCGACCTATAGATCAGTGGGTCTGTGAACCAGtcctgcaccagcagcaccacgTGGCACACGGTGAACAGGAACGCCGCGATCTGCAGGGACTAATTAACGCCAATTAGCGCTAATTAACCCTCATCAAGCCCTAAcgagccccccggcccctcctTGACCCTCCCCATTAACCCCCCCCCTAATTAATTACTTGTTAATTAGTTCCCCCCCACTCATTGGGCCCATCACACTCTCTTTAATTACTCACTCCTCATTAATTAGCAGCTCTAATTAGTCCTAATTACTCCCCAGTTATCCCTTAATTACCCCCAGTTACCCCTAATTACAACCCAATGACCCCTAATTACCCCTCACCTCAACCTAATTAGCCCCCAATTACCCCTAATTACTGTAATTACCACCAAATTTCCACCTAATTACCCTCTAATCACCTCCAATTCCCCCAATTAACCCCAATTAGCCCTAATTAACCCCTTCTTCCCCCCATCTATGGGTCTATTTAACCCTTATTACCACCTAATTAACCCCCAATCACCCCTTAATTACCCCAATCACCCCTTAATTACCCCCATTTACCACCTAATTACCCCCTAATCACCTCCAATCCCCCCCTAATCACCTCCAATCCCCCCCTAATTAACCCCAGTTCCCCCTAATTAACCCAGCCCCCCTTCCCACGTATCCCCCCCCCTTAATTACCCCTTAATTAGCGCTAATTACCTGCATCTCCACGTAGCTGTGGGGCAGCCCGTACTCGGGGGGTAATTTGCGGTCGTTGTTAATTAGATGGTCCAGGAGGGCAGGGCTCAGGATGGGCTGTTAATTAGCGCTAATTAGTGCTAATTAGGGCCAACGCCAAGGGGAATTGGGGGGGAATCGGCCCACTAAGGGGCAATTAATGGCTAATAATGGGTAATTAAGGCGCCAAGAGCGCTAATTAGGGGATAATTAAGGCATAAATTGAGATGATTAATAAGAAAATTATAATTAGTTGGTGTAATTAATAAGAATTGGAAGTAATTAAGTATAATTAACCAATTAGGCGGATTTAAAACACATATATAGGGTATATTATTAATTAGTGAATAATTAAGCCACTAATACAATATAATTTCTAGTTAGGggtaattaatattaattacaCATAACTAGTGCTAATTGGTGTTAATTAACCACTATCCGGGGGTTAATTAAGACTGAACAAGCACTAATTATGGATGTTTTGGACACAAATTGGACGAATAATGTCTAATTAAGTTGTAATTAAAGGTCATTACGTATTATTAGTGCTAATTAGTGGTAATTAACCACTAACTGTGGGTAATTAAGAGCAAACAAGCCCTAATTATGGATGTTTTCCACATAATTCGGATGAATAATCTCTAATCAAGTCGTAATTAAGGGTAACTACTTATAATTACCGTTAATTACCACTAATTAGCGTTAATTAACCACTACATGGTGCTAATTAACACTGAACAAGCCCTAATTGTGGATGTTTTGGACATAAATTGGACAAATAAGGTGTAGTTCAGTTGTAATTAAGGATAATTACTTATAATTACCGCTAATTAGCTCTAATTAGCATTAATTAAACACCATATGGTGCTAATTAAGACTGAACAACCCCTAATTATGGATGTTTTGGGCACAATTTGGACGAACAATCTCTAATTAAGTTGTAATTAAGGGTAATTACTTATAATTACTGCTAATTAGCTCCAATTAGCGTTAATTAACCACTACATGGTGCTAATTAAGACTGAACAAGCCCTAATTCTGCACGTTTCGGGCCTAAACGGGACGCACACCGTGCAACCAAGTCGCAATTAGTGCCAATTAACCTAACCCCCCCCTAATTAGCGCTAATTAACCACCCCTGGCGTCAACCAGGCGCCAAATCCGCCAATTCCCACCGATTTTCGCCGGGTTTTCTTCATTAACCGTTAATTAAGGCCCTCCCCGAGGCCGCccgggggtcggggggggcgCTAATTAGCGTTAATTAGCGCTAATGACCTGGGTGTCCAGCAGCACCACCCGCTCCTGGGTCACGAACAGGTCGATCCCGCCGGTCTGGGCCGCGGCGCGCTGACGTAGTtccggcggcgcggcccggaAGACGTACGTGCTGCGGACACGCCCACTTCCGCCTCGTTTCCCCTCGCCCCATTGGCTCCTCTCCCCGGGACACGCCCCCCGCGCCCCATTCATTTCGAGCGGCCGTGGCCACGCCCACGCCcccgtcccattggctgcgcGCTGcggaggccacgcccccgcgCCATTGAGAAGCGCCGGCCCGTGGCCACGCCCCCGCCCCGTGGCCACGCCCCCGCCCCATTCAGAGCcgcccagtccctcccagtccctcccagtttctcccagtccctcccagtccctcccagttcatcccagtccctcccagttcatcccagttcatcccagttccctcccagtccctcccagttcattcccagtccatcccagttccccccagtccctcccagttccctcccagtccctcccagttcattcccagttcatcccagtccctcccagtccctcccagtccctcccagtccctcccagttccctcccagtccctcccagttccctcccagttcattcccagtccctcccagtccctcccagtccgtcccagttcatcccagttccccccagtccctcccagttccccccattccctcccagttcatcccagtccctcccagttccctcccagttcctcccagtccctcccagttccctcccagttccctcccagtccctcccagttcattcccagtccatcccagtccatcccagtccctcccagtccctcccagtccatcccagttccccccagtccctcccagtccatcccagttccctcccagttcatcccagtccctcccagtccctcccagttcatcccagttcctcccagttccctcccagtccctcccagtccctcccagttccccccagtccatcccagtccctcccagttcatcccagttccccccagtccctcccagttcatcccagtccctcccagttcatcccagttccccccagtccctcccagttcatcccagtccctcccagttccccccagtccctcccagttcatcccagttccctcccagttcatcccagttcatcccagtccctcccagtccctcccagttcatcccagttccctcccagttccctcccagttcatcccagttccccccagtccctcccagtccctcccagttcatcccagttccccccagtccatcccagtccctcccagtatatcccagtccccccagtacCGCGGGTCGTCCTCGGGCTGGTTTCCggccagcagggacagcacggTGGATTTCCCggtgccctgcagccccagcgctCCCACCACCAGCACGTCCGTCTGCTCCAGcaggaactgggaggggacccaggagtgccccgtggacccaggagtgccccggggacccaggagtccgggaggggacccaggagtgcccccaaaaccctccaaagggacccaggagtgccccaaacaGCCGcaaaaaggacccaggagtgccccaaaaaggacccaggagtgcccccaaacaccctcaaaaaggacccaggagtgccccggggacccaggagtccgggaggggacccaggagtgcccccaaAAGCctccaaagggacccaggagtgccccaaacaGCCGcaaaaaggacccaggagtgccccaaaaaggacccaggagtgcccccaaacaccctcaaaaaggacccaggagtgccccggggacccaggagtccgggaggggacccaggagtgcccccaaAACCCTcgaaagggacccaggagtgccccaaacaGCCGcaaaaaggacccaggagtgccccaaaaaggacccaggagtgccccccaaacaccctcaaaaaggacccaggagtgccccgtggacccaggagtgcccccaaaaccctcaaaaaggacccaggagtgccccatgGACCtaggagtccgggaggggacccaggagtggCCCCGAAACCCCTAAAAGGAACCCAAGAGTGCCCCAAAAACCCCtaaaaggacccaggagtgccccatggacccaggagtccgggaggggacccaggagtgccccagggacccaggagtgcccccaaAACCCtcaaaagggacccaggagtgccccaaaaaCCCCtaaaaggacccaggagtgccccaaaaggGACTCAGGAGTGCCCcaaaaaggacccaggagtgccccaaacaTCTccacaagggacccaggagtgccccaaaacCCCAcgaagggacccaggagtgccgcggggaccccggcgtccgggccccgcccacctgCAGGGCGCAGTCGCACCAGTTCATCTGCTCGTCCACCAGTTTGATGCTGGTTTTCATCTTCTCCGGCGCCGCCAGGCGGGACTGGGCTGTGGCCGCTGCGGGacgggagggacccaggcgtccgggaggggacccaggagtgccccaagggacccaggagtctgggagggacccaggagtccaggaggggacccaggagtgccccaagggacccaggagtccgggagggacccaggagtccaggaggggacccaggagtgccccaagggacccaggagtccgggagggacccaggcgtccgggaggggacccaggagtgccccaagggacccaggagtctgggagggacccaggagtccaggaggggacccaggagtgccccatgggacccaggagtccaggAGGcgacccaggagtgccccaagggacccaggagtccgggagggacccaggagtccaggaggggacccaggagtgccccaagggacccaggagtccgggagggacccaggagtccaggaggggacccaggagtgccccaagggacccaggagtctgggagggacccaggagtgccccaagggacccaggagttcaggaggggacccaggagtccgggagggacccaggtgtctgggaggggacccaggagtgccccaagggacccaggagtccgggaggggacccaggagagccccaagggacccaggagttcaggaggggacccaggagtgccccatgggacccaggtgtccgggaggggacccaggagttcaggaggggacccaggtgtccgggaggggacccaggagtgccccaagggacccaggagtttgggagggacccaggagtccaggaggggacccaggagtgccccaagggacccaggagttcgggaggggacccaggagtgccccaagggacccaggagttcaggaggggacccaggagtccgggagaggacccaggagtgccccatgggacccaggagtccgggagggacccaggagtgccccaagggacccaggagtccgggagggacccaggagtgcccgaagggacccaggagtccaggaggggacccaggagtgccccatgggacccaggagtccgggaggggacccaggagttcaggaggggacccaggagtccaggaggggacccaggagtccgggaggggacccaggagtgccccatgggacccaggagtccgggagggacccaggagtgccccaagggacccaggagttcaggaggggacccaggagtccgggagggacccaggtgtctgggaggggacccaggagtgccccatgggacccaggagttcaggaggggacccaggagtccgggagggacccaggtgtctgggagggacccaggagtgccccaagggacccaggagttcaggaggggacccaggagtgccccatgggacccaggagtccgggagggacccaggagtgccccaagggacccaggagttcaggaggggacccaggagtgccccatgggacccaggtgtccgggaggggacccaggagttcaggaggggacccaggtgtccgggaggggacccaggagtgccccaagggacccaggagtttgggagggacccaggagtccaggaggggacccaggagtgccccaagggacccaggagtttgggagggacccaggagtccaggaggggacccaggagtgccccaagggacccaggagttcgggagggacccaggcgttccCCACCCCCTGCTTTTGATCCCTCTttggccccgccccttccctttagccccgcccccccgaggccccgcccccccaggccccgcccactcaCGGTCCAGCGCGGGGGGcgcccccaggccccgcccatGCAGTTGATAGACAGGCTGGGTGGGTCTCGGCCCCTCCCTCtcgcggggcggggccagcgccggcccctccccccccgcggccgaggccccgccccccgggccccgcccctccccctcGCCACGTGACTTCATCAGCACGatgggcggggccggggggggcggggccggcgcgggtCCCGCCTTCGGCTGCGGCTGCTgttggccccgcccccccgagAGTGATGTCACGGGGGGGGaccaggcgtccgggagggacccaggcatccgggtcCTGCCCACCCccaaaaggacccaggagttcgggacccgcccccccaaaagggacccaggagttcaggagggacccaggcgtccgggtccTGCCCgcccccaaagggacccaggagttcgggacccccccacctcccaaagggacccaggcatccgggagggacccaggcatccgggctccacccccaaagggacccaggagttcgggacccgcccccccaaaagggacccaggagttcgggagggacccaggcgtccgggtccTGCCCgcccccaaagggacccaggagttcgggacccccccacctcccaaagggacccaggagttcgggagggacccaggcgtccgggtccTGCCCCCCtgcaaagggacccaggagttcgggagggacccaggcgtccgggtccTGCCCgcccccaaagggacccaggagttcgggacccccccacctcccaaagggacccaggcatccgggagggacccaggcatccgggctccacccccaaagggacccaggagttcgggacccgcccccccaaaagggacccaggagttcgggagggacccaggcgtccgggtccTGCCCgcccccaaagggacccaggagttcgggacccccccacctcccaaagggacccaggagttcgggagggacccaggcgtccgggtccTGCCCCCCtgcaaagggacccaggagttcgggagggacccaggcgtccgggtccTGCCCgcccccaaagggacccaggagttcgggacaCCCCACctcccaaagggacccaggagttcgggagggacccaggcgtccgggcgctCACCCGCTCTCCCGGCGGCTTCGCCAGGATAATCGGCGTTTTCGGCAGCAGCCCCGCCGGCTCCTCCCCCTCCTGCGCCAGGGGGCGGGGTCACGcgtggccacgcccccccgcCTCGGCCACGCCCCCTCGCGAAGCCCCGCCCACAGCgcgaggccacgccccctcccatTGGCGCTGCCAATCAAGCaccccaagccccgcccacccgccaacaagccacgccccctcccttTTGCCAGTGCTGTGTGCCTGCCTGTCAATCAACCacaagccacgccccctcccatTCCCACCACTCTAAACCTGCCGCTGCCAATCAtccccaagccccgcccacccctTAGCCCCGCCCACCGCCGCTAAACCACGCCCCCTCCCTTTTGCCAGTACTGCACAGCTTCCTGTCAACCAAcaagccccgcccaccgccaccaagccacgccccctccccgccaATCAATCACCGCACGCCCCACCCGCCGCCactaagccacgccccctcccttTTGCCAGGGCTGCGCGCCTACCTGTCAATCAACccaagccacgccccctccccctTACCGCCAATCATCCCAAGCCCCGCCCACCTCTTAGTCCCGCCCACCCGTTAGCCCCCCACCCCCTTAGCCCCGCCCAACCCCTttggccccgcccacccccttTAGCCCCGCCCACCCGTTAGCCCCCttagccccgcccacccccgtTCGCCCCGCCCACCCGCTCCGGCTCCTTTTCCCGCGTCCAGCGCCGCCGGCCGCCCGGGGCCGGGCTGTGCGCGGAGTCCGACATCGGGGACACCCGCTGGGACCTGCCGGAACGCTCAGGAACCCGCAGGAACCTATAGAGCCCTATAGAAACCTGTAAGGACCTATAGAGGCCCGCGAGCTCCCGCCGCGCCGGCTCCTGAGGTAAAAACGAGtcccggcgcggggggcggagcGATACGGCGCGGACTATAAGCGGCGCGGAGGGCGCTATAGGGGCCGGGAGGGGCTAtagggggcagggaggggctatagggggcagggaggggatatAAAAGAAGG
Above is a genomic segment from Caloenas nicobarica isolate bCalNic1 chromosome 34, bCalNic1.hap1, whole genome shotgun sequence containing:
- the LOC136000714 gene encoding nonsense-mediated mRNA decay factor SMG9-like isoform X1; the encoded protein is MSDSAHSPAPGGRRRWTREKEPEREGEEPAGLLPKTPIILAKPPGERQPQPKAGPAPAPPPPAPPIVLMKSRGEGEGRGPGGGASAAGGEGPALAPPREREGPRPTQPVYQLHGRGLGAPPALDPATAQSRLAAPEKMKTSIKLVDEQMNWCDCALQFLLEQTDVLVVGALGLQGTGKSTVLSLLAGNQPEDDPRTYVFRAAPPELRQRAAAQTGGIDLFVTQERVVLLDTQPILSPALLDHLINNDRKLPPEYGLPHSYVEMQSLQIAAFLFTVCHVVLLVQDWFTDPLIYRFLQTAEMVKPPGPAPSAGPAHDGPDDPPEFNPHLDPRAVFVQTRARPESFSPRRLREMQRVLETLMEHSHLKFKGSLSMLDPPPEGEVNLFLLPPLEEESEDPPPRAGGGGAPLFPALPPFRGAPCWPLLTRLRGRVLGAARAQLAPSLLTERNWFHYAARIWDGVKKSSALAEYGRLLG
- the LOC136000714 gene encoding nonsense-mediated mRNA decay factor SMG9-like isoform X2, whose translation is MSDSAHSPAPGGRRRWTREKEPEREGEEPAGLLPKTPIILAKPPGERQPQPKAGPAPAPPPPAPPIVLMKSRGEGEGRGPGGGASAAGGEGPALAPPREREGPRPTQPVYQLHGRGLGAPPALDPATAQSRLAAPEKMKTSIKLVDEQMNWCDCALQFLLEQTDVLVVGALGLQGTGKSTVLSLLAGNQPEDDPRTYVFRAAPPELRQRAAAQTGGIDLFVTQERVVLLDTQPILSPALLDHLINNDRKLPPEYGLPHSYVEMQSLQIAAFLFTVCHVVLLVQDWFTDPLIYRFLQTAEMVKPPGPAPSAGPAHDGPDDPPEFNPHLVFVQTRARPESFSPRRLREMQRVLETLMEHSHLKFKGSLSMLDPPPEGEVNLFLLPPLEEESEDPPPRAGGGGAPLFPALPPFRGAPCWPLLTRLRGRVLGAARAQLAPSLLTERNWFHYAARIWDGVKKSSALAEYGRLLG